One genomic region from Helicobacter ibis encodes:
- a CDS encoding ATP-binding protein, which yields MAKNPISDYEIGIIKVLINLKYENQDILAYINRYREANNLKHINSGRISDIKSGKIGKDIPLALDNVVNNFIAQYQTTTMNDDFCSVFKFKDDYIENEESETIEYKQSFGAIKDDKLLRSIQGMANNKGGFIVFGISEENNDSIKKYYIKGIDEKQYKSFMQDNKRINEVLNSNFRESIRFKRDCKEINQKLVAYIQIFESNDKPLINNNGDIYYRYNAETRKIAKLDLLRIINERKEKELHLTMQKHIENIFKNGIENSAILNVVTGEVEGKGGNFLINQDLLPKIAFIKEGHFVEKDGAPALILKGSVEAISADGVIISHNVHKNIDEKYIYEIFFLQKDIDKQEAEACIEAMAEFHASLLPMRYFMQKADMNKDKLIEFLVNISNNARKKSFVNNKIKIIKENKPEKSKCQNEFIGNINNKVSLLEIIKKDDDMRKISDAIMNFNKDQIDKEYILSELFALYDHCIKNYNDKFFNVRKAIAYIDRIFFA from the coding sequence ATGGCAAAAAATCCAATATCAGATTATGAAATTGGCATTATTAAAGTATTAATTAATTTAAAATATGAAAATCAAGATATTTTGGCTTATATAAATCGGTATAGAGAAGCAAACAACCTTAAGCATATCAATTCAGGGAGGATTAGCGATATAAAAAGTGGAAAAATAGGGAAAGATATACCACTCGCTTTGGATAATGTAGTGAACAATTTTATAGCACAATATCAAACAACAACAATGAATGATGATTTTTGTAGTGTTTTTAAATTTAAAGATGATTATATAGAAAATGAAGAAAGTGAGACCATAGAATATAAGCAATCATTTGGTGCAATTAAAGATGATAAGTTATTAAGAAGTATTCAAGGAATGGCAAATAATAAAGGTGGGTTTATAGTTTTTGGAATTTCCGAAGAAAATAATGATAGTATAAAAAAATATTACATCAAAGGAATAGATGAAAAACAATACAAAAGCTTTATGCAAGATAATAAAAGAATCAATGAAGTTTTAAATTCCAATTTTAGAGAAAGTATTAGATTTAAAAGGGATTGTAAAGAAATTAATCAGAAGTTAGTGGCATATATACAAATTTTTGAATCCAATGATAAACCACTGATTAACAATAATGGGGATATTTATTATCGATACAATGCAGAAACAAGAAAGATTGCAAAGCTAGATTTACTAAGAATCATTAATGAAAGAAAAGAAAAAGAGCTACATTTAACTATGCAAAAACATATAGAAAATATATTTAAAAATGGCATTGAGAATTCAGCAATTTTAAATGTGGTAACAGGTGAAGTCGAGGGAAAAGGTGGTAATTTTTTGATCAACCAAGATTTATTGCCAAAAATTGCCTTTATCAAGGAAGGACATTTTGTGGAGAAAGATGGAGCGCCGGCATTGATTCTAAAAGGGAGTGTGGAGGCAATATCCGCTGATGGAGTTATTATTTCACACAATGTTCATAAAAATATTGATGAAAAATATATTTATGAAATATTTTTCTTACAAAAAGATATTGACAAACAAGAAGCTGAGGCTTGTATAGAAGCTATGGCTGAGTTTCACGCTTCGCTATTACCTATGAGATATTTTATGCAAAAAGCAGATATGAATAAAGATAAATTAATAGAATTTCTTGTAAATATTTCTAATAATGCAAGAAAAAAGAGTTTTGTTAATAATAAAATAAAAATCATTAAGGAAAATAAACCTGAAAAATCGAAATGTCAAAATGAGTTTATTGGGAATATAAATAATAAAGTTAGTCTGTTGGAAATAATTAAAAAAGATGATGATATGAGAAAAATTTCTGATGCAATTATGAACTTTAATAAAGACCAAATTGATAAAGAATATATATTATCAGAGCTTTTTGCACTTTATGATCATTGTATTAAAAACTACAATGATAAATTTTTTAATGTGAGAAAGGCTATTGCCTATATTGATAGAATCTTTTTTGCATAG